From Pandoraea vervacti, the proteins below share one genomic window:
- a CDS encoding MarR family winged helix-turn-helix transcriptional regulator, with protein sequence MSEPPVVSSASAPTSQPQADPPRNSYNIDDSLGYLVARVRQLILAELTKETSQYGLTSTQATMLYKVATGKSKTAADLARDYCIDASAVTRLLDRLEAHGLLVRERSKMDRRTVNLSATEAGYAMADRMPDIFTRAADHLMRGFSVEEVGFLKSLLRRVIVNGEAG encoded by the coding sequence ATGTCCGAACCTCCCGTGGTCTCTTCAGCGAGCGCGCCGACTTCCCAGCCGCAAGCCGATCCTCCGCGCAACAGCTACAACATCGACGATTCCCTCGGGTATCTCGTGGCCCGCGTGCGTCAGTTGATCCTTGCGGAATTGACGAAGGAGACCTCGCAGTACGGGCTGACCAGCACGCAAGCCACCATGCTTTACAAGGTGGCCACAGGCAAGAGCAAGACGGCGGCCGATCTGGCCCGTGACTACTGCATCGACGCGAGTGCCGTCACCCGGCTGCTCGACCGCCTCGAAGCCCATGGGCTGCTGGTTCGCGAGCGCAGCAAGATGGACCGCCGGACCGTGAATCTGAGCGCGACCGAAGCCGGTTACGCCATGGCCGACCGGATGCCGGACATCTTCACCCGCGCCGCCGATCATCTGATGCGAGGATTCAGCGTGGAGGAAGTGGGTTTCCTGAAGAGTTTGTTGCGCCGGGTGATCGTCAACGGCGAAGCCGGCTGA
- the typA gene encoding translational GTPase TypA has product MTRALRNIAIIAHVDHGKTTLVDQLLRQSGTFRENQQVAERVMDSNDIEKERGITILAKNCAVEYEGTHINIVDTPGHADFGGEVERVLSMVDSVLLVVDAVEGPMPQTRFVTRKALGLGLKPIVVVNKIDRPGARPDWVIDQTFDLMDKLGATNEQLDFPVVYASALNGFASLDSNVREGTMKPLFDAILEHVPVRDADPDAPLQLQISSLDYSTFVGRIGIGRITRGRIKPGQQVVMRSGPDGEILKRKINQVLTFKGLERVMSEEGAQAGDIVLINGIEDVGIGATICDVDTPEALPLLTVDEPTLTMNFCVNTSPLAGREGKFVTSRQIRDRLDKELNHNVALRVKDTDEDSVFEVSGRGELHLTILIENMRREGYELAVSRPRVVLKEIDGVKHEPYEMLTIDLEDEHQGAVMEEIGRRKGEMLDMVSDGRGRTRLEYRIPARGLIGFQGDFLSMTRGTGLMSHIFDAYAPLKDGSLGERRNGVLISQDDGAAVAYALWKLQDRGRMFVSPGDALYEGMIIGIHSRDNDLVVNPIKGKQLTNVRASGTDEAVRLVPPIALNLEYAVEFIDDDELVEVTPQTIRLRKRFLKEHERKRASREEK; this is encoded by the coding sequence ATGACCCGCGCTCTCCGTAATATCGCCATCATCGCGCACGTCGACCACGGCAAAACCACGCTCGTCGACCAACTGCTGCGCCAGTCGGGCACCTTCCGCGAAAACCAGCAAGTCGCTGAACGCGTGATGGACTCGAACGACATCGAAAAAGAGCGCGGCATCACGATCCTCGCCAAAAACTGCGCCGTCGAATACGAAGGCACGCACATCAACATCGTCGATACCCCGGGACACGCGGACTTCGGCGGTGAGGTGGAGCGTGTGCTCTCGATGGTCGACAGCGTGCTGCTGGTCGTCGACGCCGTCGAAGGCCCGATGCCGCAAACGCGCTTCGTCACGCGCAAGGCGCTGGGCCTCGGCCTGAAGCCGATCGTCGTGGTCAACAAGATCGACCGTCCGGGCGCACGTCCTGACTGGGTCATCGACCAGACCTTCGACCTGATGGACAAGCTCGGTGCGACCAACGAACAGCTCGACTTCCCGGTCGTCTATGCGTCGGCGCTCAATGGCTTCGCCAGCCTCGACTCGAACGTTCGCGAAGGCACGATGAAGCCGCTGTTCGATGCGATTCTCGAACACGTGCCGGTGCGCGACGCCGATCCGGACGCGCCGCTGCAATTGCAGATCAGCTCGCTCGACTACTCGACGTTCGTCGGCCGTATCGGTATTGGCCGTATCACGCGCGGGCGTATCAAGCCGGGCCAGCAAGTGGTCATGCGCTCGGGCCCGGACGGTGAAATTCTCAAGCGCAAGATCAATCAGGTGCTGACCTTCAAGGGTCTCGAGCGCGTGATGTCGGAGGAAGGCGCCCAGGCTGGCGACATCGTCCTGATCAACGGTATCGAAGACGTGGGTATCGGCGCGACGATCTGCGACGTCGATACGCCTGAAGCGCTGCCGCTGCTGACCGTCGACGAGCCGACGCTCACGATGAACTTCTGTGTGAACACGTCGCCGCTGGCCGGCCGTGAAGGCAAGTTCGTGACGAGCCGTCAGATCCGCGACCGTCTGGACAAGGAACTGAATCACAACGTGGCGCTGCGCGTGAAGGACACCGATGAGGATTCCGTCTTCGAAGTGTCGGGCCGTGGCGAACTGCACCTGACGATTCTTATCGAGAACATGCGTCGCGAAGGCTATGAACTGGCCGTGTCGCGCCCGCGCGTGGTGCTCAAGGAAATCGACGGCGTGAAGCACGAGCCGTACGAAATGCTGACCATCGACCTGGAAGACGAGCACCAGGGCGCGGTCATGGAAGAAATCGGCCGTCGCAAGGGCGAAATGCTGGACATGGTGTCGGACGGCCGTGGCCGCACGCGCCTGGAATATCGCATTCCGGCGCGTGGTCTGATCGGCTTCCAGGGCGACTTCCTGTCGATGACCCGTGGTACGGGCCTGATGAGCCATATTTTCGATGCTTACGCACCGCTCAAGGATGGTTCGCTGGGCGAGCGTCGCAATGGCGTGCTGATTTCGCAGGACGACGGCGCCGCCGTGGCCTACGCGCTGTGGAAACTGCAAGATCGCGGTCGTATGTTCGTGTCGCCGGGCGACGCCCTGTACGAAGGCATGATCATCGGCATCCACAGCCGTGACAACGATCTCGTGGTCAACCCGATCAAGGGCAAACAGTTGACGAACGTGCGTGCGTCGGGGACCGACGAAGCCGTGCGTCTGGTGCCGCCGATCGCGCTGAACCTTGAATACGCTGTGGAATTCATCGACGACGACGAACTGGTCGAAGTCACGCCGCAGACGATTCGCCTGCGCAAGCGTTTCCTGAAGGAACACGAGCGCAAGCGCGCTTCGCGCGAAGAGAAGTAA
- a CDS encoding enoyl-CoA hydratase/isomerase family protein has protein sequence MTDFLRTDVRGRIGFITLNRPKALNALSHDMIRAMATALAEWRDDPKILGVVLQGEGEKGLCAGGDIRYFHEAISAGRTDIMDFFTDEYALNYTIASYPKPYIALMDGVVMGGGMGISQGAALRIVTEATRMAMPETAIGLFPDVGGGFFLANLAGHLGEYLGTTGIVFGAVDACEIGLADVVLPRGSLPALCEHLASGDWQDGEAVLDAARTFCRESLPPPGLAPGKLAPLRDVIDAHFGLPDMPAILKALKLEARCEYSGWAEETEDLLRTKRSPLMVCVSLEQVRRARKRSLADELREEWLMMRSVFNLDGRTGAEGVEGIRAMVIDKDHKPQWQHPSIEAVKAEDIKRFFDGDRQGADNPLRDLGK, from the coding sequence ATGACCGATTTTCTCCGCACTGACGTTCGTGGCCGTATCGGCTTCATTACCCTGAATCGCCCGAAAGCGCTCAATGCGCTGTCGCACGACATGATTCGCGCCATGGCGACGGCGCTCGCCGAGTGGCGAGACGACCCGAAGATACTGGGTGTTGTGCTCCAGGGGGAGGGCGAGAAGGGCCTGTGCGCCGGTGGCGACATTCGTTATTTCCATGAAGCCATCAGTGCCGGTCGCACGGACATCATGGATTTCTTTACCGACGAGTACGCGCTGAACTACACCATCGCGTCATATCCAAAGCCCTATATCGCACTGATGGACGGCGTGGTCATGGGGGGCGGCATGGGTATCTCGCAGGGCGCGGCGCTGCGCATCGTGACGGAAGCCACACGCATGGCGATGCCGGAGACGGCCATTGGCCTGTTCCCGGATGTGGGCGGTGGCTTCTTTCTCGCCAACCTTGCCGGACACCTCGGTGAGTATCTCGGCACGACGGGGATTGTGTTCGGCGCCGTGGATGCTTGCGAAATCGGTCTGGCCGACGTGGTGCTGCCGCGCGGGTCCTTGCCCGCACTTTGTGAGCATCTCGCGAGTGGCGACTGGCAGGACGGCGAAGCGGTGCTCGACGCCGCGCGCACTTTCTGCCGCGAAAGCCTGCCGCCGCCGGGCCTCGCGCCGGGCAAGCTGGCCCCGCTGCGCGATGTCATCGACGCGCATTTCGGTTTGCCCGATATGCCCGCCATCCTCAAGGCGTTGAAGCTGGAGGCGCGTTGCGAGTATTCGGGTTGGGCGGAAGAAACGGAGGATTTGCTGCGCACGAAGCGTTCGCCGCTGATGGTGTGCGTATCGCTTGAACAGGTGCGGCGCGCCCGAAAGCGCTCGCTCGCGGACGAGTTGCGTGAAGAGTGGCTGATGATGCGCAGCGTCTTCAATCTCGACGGCCGCACGGGGGCGGAAGGCGTGGAGGGCATTCGCGCCATGGTGATCGACAAGGACCACAAACCGCAATGGCAGCACCCGAGCATCGAAGCCGTAAAAGCGGAAGATATCAAGCGATTCTTCGACGGTGACCGTCAAGGCGCCGACAACCCGCTGCGCGATCTGGGCAAGTGA
- the lexA gene encoding transcriptional repressor LexA, whose protein sequence is MIKLTARQQQVYELVQQAIERTGFPPTRAEIAAELGFSSANAAEEHLRALARKGVIELAAGQSRGIRLKRLDEAGGSHQFTLPHMGLMQLSLPLVGRVAAGSPILAQEHIERNFQCDPNMFARQPDYLLKVRGMSMRDAGILDGDLLAVQKAADAREGQIVVARIGDDVTVKRFHRVKGGVELIAENPDFENINVDEGSGDFALEGIAVGLIRNNDL, encoded by the coding sequence ATGATCAAACTTACCGCCCGTCAACAGCAGGTCTACGAACTGGTTCAGCAAGCGATCGAACGCACCGGCTTTCCGCCCACGCGCGCGGAGATCGCAGCGGAACTGGGCTTCTCTTCCGCCAACGCCGCGGAGGAGCACCTGCGGGCGCTGGCGCGCAAAGGCGTGATCGAACTGGCCGCCGGTCAATCGCGCGGCATTCGCCTCAAGCGTCTGGACGAAGCCGGCGGCTCGCATCAGTTCACGCTCCCGCACATGGGCCTGATGCAGTTGTCGCTGCCGCTCGTGGGGCGCGTCGCTGCGGGTAGCCCGATTCTGGCGCAAGAGCACATCGAACGTAACTTCCAGTGCGATCCGAACATGTTCGCACGCCAGCCCGATTACCTGTTGAAGGTACGCGGGATGTCGATGCGCGACGCAGGCATTCTCGACGGCGACCTGCTCGCCGTGCAGAAAGCGGCGGACGCGCGCGAAGGCCAGATCGTTGTGGCTCGAATCGGCGACGACGTGACCGTCAAACGTTTTCATCGCGTGAAGGGCGGCGTCGAACTGATCGCCGAGAACCCTGACTTCGAGAACATCAATGTCGACGAAGGCAGCGGTGATTTCGCGCTGGAAGGGATCGCGGTCGGCTTGATCCGCAACAACGATCTCTGA
- a CDS encoding FAD-dependent monooxygenase, translating to MTNPIDVVVAGAGPVGLLSAIELTLGGARALVLERLSSPSDAMKALSFGPLAGEALLRRGMRQAMQAAQARNADAMRAFSEQTGSDLRVRASKFNGHFAGLSLIRRDAQADPERRPRHVDQPRRRPS from the coding sequence ATGACAAACCCCATCGATGTTGTGGTGGCTGGCGCGGGACCGGTCGGTCTACTCAGCGCGATCGAACTGACGCTCGGCGGCGCCCGCGCGCTCGTGCTCGAACGGCTGTCCTCGCCGAGCGATGCGATGAAGGCGCTGTCGTTCGGGCCGTTGGCGGGCGAAGCCCTGTTACGCCGCGGCATGCGTCAGGCGATGCAAGCGGCGCAGGCGCGTAACGCCGACGCCATGCGCGCGTTTTCCGAACAGACCGGCTCTGACCTTCGCGTACGTGCCTCGAAGTTTAATGGTCATTTCGCCGGGCTTTCCCTCATTCGGCGTGACGCGCAGGCCGACCCCGAACGTCGGCCTCGCCATGTCGACCAGCCGAGACGTCGACCATCCTGA
- a CDS encoding TetR/AcrR family transcriptional regulator, whose translation MSTPTDLRSRKRLATRQGISNAATRLFHEHGFDHVTVDQIAAAADVGRMTVFNHFPRKEDMFFDRDEEGREALREAIRAREPGVSALEALRLLAHRLVAQGSPFVDFSARSQGFVRTIEGSETLKARARAIRDELADVVAQALAESAGRPATDVQARLAAGLLLAAWTVAFLHGHRVFADTQDTSHAQKSFLSLVDQGARGLQAALADSPYV comes from the coding sequence ATGTCAACGCCAACCGATTTGAGATCACGCAAGCGCCTTGCCACGCGGCAGGGCATTTCCAATGCCGCAACGCGGCTTTTCCATGAGCACGGCTTCGATCACGTGACGGTGGATCAGATCGCTGCGGCGGCCGATGTCGGGCGCATGACGGTTTTCAACCACTTCCCGCGCAAGGAAGACATGTTCTTCGACCGGGACGAAGAGGGGCGTGAAGCGCTACGTGAGGCGATACGTGCGCGCGAGCCGGGCGTGTCTGCGCTCGAAGCGTTGCGTTTGCTCGCGCACCGGTTAGTGGCGCAGGGCAGCCCATTCGTCGACTTTTCGGCCCGGAGTCAGGGATTCGTGCGCACCATCGAGGGCAGCGAGACGCTCAAGGCGCGAGCCCGTGCCATTCGCGACGAATTGGCCGACGTCGTGGCACAAGCGCTCGCCGAAAGCGCGGGGCGGCCCGCGACCGACGTGCAGGCCCGGCTGGCGGCCGGTTTGCTGTTGGCGGCGTGGACGGTGGCGTTCCTTCATGGACACCGGGTTTTCGCCGACACGCAGGACACGTCGCACGCGCAGAAAAGCTTCCTGAGCCTTGTGGATCAAGGCGCGAGGGGGCTTCAGGCCGCGTTGGCGGACTCCCCGTACGTCTGA
- a CDS encoding sulfate ABC transporter substrate-binding protein — MSKAARGWKAKKLAVALGGLALAASMTIQAHAASLSLLNVSYDPTRELYADYNKAFEAHYKQVSGDTVTVKASHGGSGKQARTVLDGAPADVVTLGISADIDELASAGLVNKDWQKRLPDNATPYTSTIVLLVRKGNPKGIKDWNDLAKPGISVVTPNPKTSAGARWNYLAAWLYALKQPGGNEQKAQEFVKAIYKNVGVLDSGARGATTTFVERGIGDVLIAWENEALLSVKDLGPDKFDIVVPSSSILTEPPVAIVDKNVDKHGTRKAAEAYLQWLYSPQGQEIAAKHFYRPRSPEIAKKYEAQYPKLKLYTVDADLGGWTKTQAKHFADGGIFDQIYTKK, encoded by the coding sequence ATGAGCAAAGCAGCACGGGGATGGAAAGCTAAGAAGCTGGCAGTCGCACTGGGCGGTCTGGCGTTGGCCGCCAGCATGACGATTCAGGCGCACGCAGCCAGTCTTTCGCTGCTCAACGTGTCGTACGACCCGACGCGTGAGCTGTACGCCGACTACAACAAGGCGTTCGAGGCCCATTACAAGCAAGTCTCCGGTGACACCGTCACGGTCAAGGCCTCGCACGGCGGCTCGGGCAAGCAAGCCCGCACCGTGCTCGACGGCGCGCCGGCGGACGTGGTCACCCTCGGCATTTCGGCCGACATCGACGAACTGGCCAGCGCCGGTCTCGTGAACAAGGACTGGCAGAAACGTCTGCCGGATAACGCCACCCCTTACACCTCGACCATCGTGTTGCTGGTGCGCAAGGGCAACCCGAAGGGCATCAAGGACTGGAACGACCTGGCCAAGCCGGGCATCAGCGTGGTGACGCCGAATCCGAAGACGTCGGCCGGCGCCCGCTGGAACTACCTCGCGGCATGGCTCTATGCGCTCAAGCAGCCGGGCGGCAACGAGCAGAAGGCGCAGGAATTCGTCAAGGCGATCTACAAGAACGTGGGCGTGCTCGACTCGGGCGCGCGCGGTGCGACGACGACGTTTGTCGAGCGCGGTATCGGCGACGTGCTGATCGCCTGGGAAAACGAAGCGCTGCTGTCCGTGAAGGACCTCGGCCCGGACAAGTTCGACATCGTCGTGCCGTCCTCGTCGATCCTCACGGAGCCGCCGGTGGCCATCGTCGACAAGAACGTGGACAAGCATGGCACCCGCAAGGCCGCCGAAGCCTATCTGCAATGGCTGTACTCGCCGCAGGGGCAGGAAATCGCCGCCAAGCACTTCTACCGTCCGCGCTCGCCGGAAATCGCGAAGAAGTACGAGGCGCAATATCCTAAGCTCAAGCTCTACACGGTGGATGCCGATCTGGGCGGCTGGACGAAGACGCAAGCCAAGCATTTTGCGGACGGCGGCATCTTCGATCAGATCTACACCAAGAAGTAA
- the cysT gene encoding sulfate ABC transporter permease subunit CysT, producing MSTALFPLWRKPSALPGFGLTMGYTVAYLSLVVLVPLLMVFIKASSLDWASFVTAVGSPRVLASYRLTFGISLAAASLNAVFGFILAWVLVRYTFPGKRFVDALIDLPFALPTSVAGIVLAAIYAPNGWVGRWFEPLGIKIAFTPLGIFVALTFIGLPFVVRTLQPVLEEFEREQEEAAACLGATRWQTLRHVILPAVLPALLTGFALAFARAVGEYGSVIFIAGNIPMVSEITSLLIITKLEQYDFGGAAALAVVMLLISFVLLLLINTLQWWLQRRHSGRRASGV from the coding sequence ATGAGTACCGCACTGTTTCCTCTGTGGCGCAAGCCAAGTGCCTTGCCGGGCTTCGGCCTGACGATGGGCTATACCGTCGCGTACCTGAGCCTTGTGGTGCTGGTGCCGTTGCTGATGGTCTTCATCAAGGCAAGCTCGCTCGATTGGGCGAGCTTTGTCACCGCCGTCGGGTCGCCGCGCGTGCTGGCGTCGTACCGCCTCACGTTCGGCATCTCGCTTGCGGCGGCGTCGCTCAACGCCGTCTTCGGTTTCATTCTGGCGTGGGTGCTGGTGCGCTACACGTTCCCCGGCAAGCGATTCGTCGACGCGCTGATCGACCTGCCGTTCGCGTTGCCGACGTCGGTCGCCGGTATCGTGCTTGCCGCCATCTACGCGCCGAACGGCTGGGTCGGACGCTGGTTCGAACCGCTCGGCATCAAGATCGCCTTCACGCCGCTGGGCATTTTCGTGGCGCTCACCTTTATCGGTCTGCCGTTCGTCGTGCGCACCCTGCAACCGGTGCTCGAAGAGTTCGAGCGCGAGCAGGAAGAGGCCGCGGCCTGCCTGGGCGCCACGCGCTGGCAAACGCTGCGTCACGTGATTCTCCCTGCGGTGCTGCCCGCATTGCTGACGGGTTTTGCGCTGGCGTTCGCACGCGCCGTCGGTGAATACGGCTCGGTCATTTTCATCGCGGGCAACATCCCGATGGTCTCGGAGATTACGTCGCTGCTGATCATTACCAAGCTCGAACAATACGATTTCGGCGGGGCGGCGGCGCTGGCCGTGGTGATGTTGCTGATTTCGTTCGTGCTGCTGCTCCTGATCAATACGCTGCAATGGTGGCTGCAACGCCGTCATTCGGGCCGTCGCGCCAGTGGCGTCTGA
- the cysW gene encoding sulfate ABC transporter permease subunit CysW has translation MSDSLALSRALPQATSARKSDPTDEPAFVKVILIGVALAFFALFLLLPLASVFVTALGKGFAAYWEGLTNDDALSAIRLTLLIAVIAVPLNLVFGVAASWAIARFDFRGKSILTTLIDLPFSVSPVVAGLTFLLIFGRQGPLWGFLDAHNLKIVFALPGLVLATVFVTFPFVARELIPLMQAQGSEEEEAARVLGASGWQVFTRVTLPKIKWGLLYGVILCNARAMGEFGAVSVVSGHIRGETNTLPLHVEIEYNDYHTVGAFAAASILALLALATLALKLWAEHKLAQDKAARRADAVQA, from the coding sequence ATGTCCGATTCACTCGCACTGTCGCGCGCCTTGCCGCAAGCCACTTCGGCGCGCAAATCCGATCCGACCGACGAACCCGCGTTCGTCAAGGTCATTCTCATCGGCGTCGCACTGGCGTTCTTCGCCTTGTTTCTGTTGCTGCCGCTCGCGTCGGTCTTCGTGACTGCGCTGGGCAAGGGTTTCGCGGCCTACTGGGAAGGCCTGACGAACGACGATGCGCTCTCGGCCATTCGGCTGACGTTGCTGATCGCCGTGATTGCCGTGCCGCTGAATCTGGTATTCGGGGTGGCCGCGTCGTGGGCGATTGCGCGCTTCGATTTCCGGGGCAAGAGCATTCTCACCACGCTCATCGACCTGCCGTTTTCGGTGTCGCCGGTCGTGGCGGGGCTGACGTTCCTGCTGATCTTCGGGCGCCAGGGCCCGCTGTGGGGGTTTCTCGACGCCCACAATCTGAAGATCGTGTTCGCGCTGCCGGGGCTGGTGCTCGCGACGGTGTTCGTGACGTTCCCGTTTGTTGCGCGCGAGCTGATTCCGCTGATGCAGGCGCAGGGCAGCGAAGAAGAAGAGGCCGCGCGCGTGCTGGGCGCAAGCGGCTGGCAAGTGTTCACGCGCGTGACGCTGCCGAAGATCAAGTGGGGCCTGTTGTACGGCGTGATTCTGTGTAACGCCCGGGCGATGGGCGAGTTCGGCGCGGTCTCGGTCGTCTCGGGTCACATTCGCGGCGAGACGAATACGCTGCCGCTGCATGTGGAAATTGAATACAACGACTACCACACGGTGGGCGCATTCGCGGCGGCGTCGATTCTCGCCTTGCTCGCGCTCGCCACGCTGGCACTGAAGCTGTGGGCGGAGCACAAGCTGGCGCAGGACAAGGCCGCGCGTCGCGCAGACGCGGTGCAGGCCTGA
- a CDS encoding TOBE-like domain-containing protein has protein sequence MRVELAAPGDAVWEAELTRSGWKALGADAGTTLRAVPRQLRVFAAQA, from the coding sequence GTGCGCGTGGAGCTTGCCGCACCGGGCGATGCCGTGTGGGAAGCCGAACTCACGCGCTCGGGGTGGAAGGCGCTGGGCGCGGACGCCGGCACGACACTGCGTGCCGTGCCGCGTCAGTTGCGCGTGTTCGCTGCGCAGGCGTGA
- a CDS encoding CysB family HTH-type transcriptional regulator, whose translation MNFQQLRYVREAVRQNLNLTEAASALYTSQSGVSKQIKDLEDELGVDVFVRRGKRLTGLTEPGKAVLQLIERMLLDAENLRRVARQFADQDSGHLVVATTHTQARYALPQVIKQFTSVYPKVHLALRQGSPRQIAQMVIDGEADIGITTEALDRFPDIVTFPCYSWHHVAVVPREHPLVGRENVTLADIAEYPIITYDGDFTGRSHVDKAFTDQGLVPDIVLTALDTDVIKTYVELGLGVGIVAAMAVDPRKDQDLAVLELDNAFEPSTTRIGLRRGAFLRSYAYRFIEMLAPALKEQEISTQLREALEFAA comes from the coding sequence ATGAATTTCCAGCAATTGCGCTATGTGCGCGAAGCGGTTCGGCAAAACCTCAATCTGACGGAAGCAGCCAGTGCGCTGTACACGTCGCAATCGGGCGTAAGCAAGCAGATCAAGGATCTGGAGGACGAGCTCGGCGTTGACGTGTTCGTGCGCCGCGGCAAGCGACTCACCGGCCTGACCGAGCCGGGCAAGGCGGTGCTGCAACTCATCGAGCGCATGTTGCTCGACGCGGAGAACCTGCGCCGCGTGGCGCGTCAGTTCGCGGATCAGGACAGCGGTCATCTCGTGGTGGCGACCACCCACACGCAGGCGCGCTACGCACTGCCGCAGGTGATCAAGCAGTTCACGAGTGTCTACCCCAAGGTGCATCTCGCGTTGCGTCAGGGCAGCCCGCGCCAGATTGCCCAGATGGTCATCGACGGCGAAGCCGACATCGGTATCACGACCGAAGCGCTCGATCGCTTTCCCGATATCGTGACCTTCCCGTGCTATTCGTGGCATCACGTGGCGGTCGTTCCGCGGGAGCATCCGCTCGTGGGCCGCGAGAACGTGACGCTTGCCGATATCGCCGAGTATCCGATCATCACTTACGACGGCGATTTCACCGGTCGCTCGCACGTGGACAAGGCGTTCACGGATCAGGGGCTGGTGCCCGACATCGTGCTCACCGCGCTCGACACGGATGTGATCAAGACGTATGTCGAACTGGGGCTGGGCGTGGGGATCGTGGCGGCGATGGCCGTCGATCCGCGCAAGGACCAGGATCTGGCCGTGCTGGAGCTCGACAATGCGTTCGAGCCGAGCACGACGCGTATCGGTTTGCGTCGCGGTGCGTTCTTGCGCTCGTACGCTTATCGCTTCATCGAGATGCTTGCTCCCGCGCTCAAGGAGCAGGAAATCTCGACGCAACTGCGCGAAGCGCTGGAGTTCGCTGCCTGA
- a CDS encoding asparaginase — protein sequence MTLTSFNPIPHYTVSSGELPRIALLATGGTIAGSAADATRTAGYQAGALGVQDLLAAVPALGNVAHIHAEQVAQIDSKDMSVSLWQKLAARVNALLAQPDVAGAVITHGTDTLEETAYYLHLTVNSRKPVVLTAAMRPATALSADGPLNLLNAVRVATDPISAGRGVMVAINNQIHCARDVVKTSTYKVDAFHSPEIGVLGWVQDERVAFQRVPLQYHTVESEFVGLSGELPAVEVVSSYAGVSRIAVDALVDAGVQGIVVAGTGNGSLHALLQQALAEAVQRGVTVVRASRVGSGHVMHNGAAPDDQYGFVSTGNLHPYKARVLLMLALQAGVPRERMQSLFDEY from the coding sequence ATGACATTGACTTCATTCAACCCCATTCCTCATTACACCGTGTCCTCCGGTGAGCTGCCGCGCATTGCGCTGCTGGCCACGGGCGGCACGATCGCGGGCAGCGCGGCCGACGCCACGCGCACCGCCGGTTATCAGGCCGGGGCGCTGGGTGTTCAGGATCTGCTCGCCGCCGTGCCCGCCCTGGGCAATGTGGCGCACATTCACGCGGAACAGGTCGCACAGATCGACAGCAAGGACATGTCGGTGTCGCTGTGGCAGAAGCTTGCCGCCCGCGTGAACGCCTTGCTGGCGCAGCCCGATGTGGCTGGCGCGGTGATTACGCACGGCACCGATACGCTCGAAGAAACCGCGTATTACCTGCATCTCACGGTCAACAGCCGCAAGCCCGTCGTGCTGACGGCCGCGATGCGCCCGGCGACCGCGCTTTCCGCCGACGGTCCGCTCAATCTGCTCAACGCCGTGCGCGTTGCCACCGATCCCATCTCGGCGGGTCGCGGTGTCATGGTCGCCATCAACAATCAGATTCATTGCGCGCGCGACGTCGTCAAGACGAGCACCTACAAGGTCGATGCCTTCCATTCGCCGGAGATCGGCGTACTCGGCTGGGTGCAGGACGAGCGCGTTGCGTTTCAGCGCGTACCGTTGCAGTACCACACCGTCGAGAGCGAGTTCGTCGGCTTGTCCGGCGAGCTGCCTGCGGTGGAAGTGGTGTCGAGCTATGCCGGGGTGTCGCGCATCGCCGTCGATGCGCTCGTGGATGCGGGCGTGCAGGGCATTGTGGTGGCGGGCACGGGAAATGGTTCGCTTCACGCGTTGCTGCAACAGGCGCTGGCCGAGGCCGTGCAGCGAGGGGTGACGGTGGTGCGCGCCTCGCGCGTGGGCAGCGGTCATGTCATGCACAACGGCGCGGCGCCGGACGACCAGTACGGGTTCGTGAGCACGGGCAACCTGCATCCGTACAAGGCGCGCGTGTTGCTGATGCTTGCATTGCAGGCGGGCGTGCCGCGCGAGCGCATGCAGAGTCTGTTCGACGAATATTGA